In Chelonia mydas isolate rCheMyd1 chromosome 7, rCheMyd1.pri.v2, whole genome shotgun sequence, the sequence tttaaaaactgcatacGTGATTGGAAACAGTATTGTTATGTGGTGAATGGCTGCTTTCCTCAATGGAAGGATTAATGGAGTCTTCACAGGGAGCCTGGTATTAGGTCCAGTATTGTTTCTATTGTTGAACACAGCATTTCTCAGTTACAACAAGAAAAGTTTCGGGGCACCCCTTCCACCAGCCATAAGAAGGGTGTGTCATGATCCCTAGGTTTAGAAACCATGGTTTGACATATTAATTGAGCATGAAGTTGTTAAATTATGAAATGGAACTAGCACAAACATGGTAGAAAAACTAACCTAGTAAGCACTTAACAGGAAGGATTAATACATATTAGGTGATTGACTCCACAGGGTCTCAAGATTCCTTTCCACACCATGTTCATATGTTCCCAGCGTGTGTACCTTGGTAAATGCAGCAGTCTGCCCTTTTTGAGATAGGTGACAATGTaagtgtctgtacatctgagAACCAAGGCTAACCAGGTGGATGAAAGGAAGCACTAATGGAGCAATACCTTGGAGTAAAATAGTTGAGTTAAGGCTGGATCAAAAATCACTTACTGCAATAAAACTTCAGTATGGGATATCACCTTAAAAAGAAACATCCTCTCTCTGTTGCAGGATCAAACTTCTGAGCTCCAGCCCTTTCAGTAACAAGTTTAATTTTCTTGGCATACTGATTGCTTTTTGCTGTTTTAACATGACCCATGGAAATTAATTAAGCTGTGAAACTTAACAAGATGTGGTAAGTTTTTGAAAAATTAGATTTTGCAAATACCTTAATTAACTGATCATGACTTTTCAGCTGATAttgaaaaaatataattattagCAGACTGCCTTGCATGATGGGCAACAAGCATGACAGCATTATGCTGTAATCCTGCTGACAAACAATGGGTTTACCTGCCATTTGATTCCTTTTAGCGTTCCAGCCCTATAGTTGGTAAGAAATCTGCTTACCATGGCCAGCAAGGGAATGTGATTTAGGGATTAAGTAAACAAGCCTGAGAAATAATGCATATTTGATCATTTTTAGCTATTTGAATGCTGTTATCAATGTAATAAAGGTATTCAATGGAAATCAAGGTACAGGGTATTTGGGGAGTGGGAATGGGagtgtggggaaggggttgaCTTGCTGCTTTGCAGAATTGATGACTTCTGGCTCAGCTATGGGGCCATGAACACCTACCTCATTTCCCCTGAGAATAGTCTGACTGCTGAGGTAGTTGGCTATCTTTTGTGGATGTGATGCCGCTGGCATGTTGTCAGGTGTGTTTGGCTCTTCCAGACCAAAGGTTTCGTTTGAGACGAAAACAACTGGTAAAGTAACCAGTTTGTGCCATTTGTTTTCCAACGTGCCATTTACTTCATAGTTGTATCTGAGTGAATGGAATTCAAATGCAAACCAGAAGTTTTTGTAGGAAGTGATTTGTGCTGTAACTTTACTCAGCTTGTGCATCTGAGTTCCTAAACATTTTGCCATGAGCACACTGAGCTATAACTTATGAAATAGTTTAGTAAGGCTATTGTATAACCTGTTATGTAAAATCTGATGTAGTTTTAGTGGACTCAGCTCCCAAGTTTCCATATTATTTTATCCTCTGGGTTTCAGGGTTGTTTTTGAGGCTGAAAATATCTGATCCAAATTGAAAACACCATTATACATCTGTCCAGATAAAAATGCTATTGTGAAGTTATATTCTGATGGAAAAAACAAACGAATCCCCAAACCTTTAGGCAAAACAGACTTAATAAACAGTTCAACAATCCTAAGGTCTTCTATGAACATCTTtgctataaatacattaaaaacctGGCAAAGTTGTTTTTAACATGAAAGGTTGCTGCTAATATGAAATTTGAACTAGAATTCCTATATGCTGAAGAGGCCGATGAGTTTCTACAGCTGAACTTAAATTGGAGTCTCATCCTGCAAAGTAATCCTTACCACTAGTGAAACTTATGATTAACTACAGTGGGActtctcacatgagtaagggaCACAATGGGTGACTGTTTGCAAGCTCATGGCCTTAGCTGTAGGCAAAACAAAATGCTACAGAATCTTTCCACCTTCCCATTCACTGTaggtttagtttaacaaagaggtAGAAAACTATAATagagttcaaaaaaagaactagataaattcctggagaatagtccatcactggctattagtcaggataaGCAGGGATGTAACACCATACTCCGAGTCCTgtagctctgtttgccagaagctgggagtggacgacagggcaTGAGTCACttgattgcttgttctgttcattccctctgaagcacctggcattggccactgtcgaaagacaggattctgggctagagggaccattggtctgacacaatatggctgttcttatgctctttAAATATGACTGAATCGTAGGTAAATGTGACTATCATGTTGCATTCGCCTTTTACACCTACACCTTCTAGTAGAATGCAATTTAATGTGGGTATGTCTTCATTCCTTTAGAAGAGTATCCTAATTTATTTCTACACTCTCAGGCCAGAGGTGTCAAACTCATCCTATGGAGGCGGCTAAATCCTGTTTTTAATTATGGTCTGTTGGGCAGGGTATAAATTTTAGAAATATCTACTATTCTCGAGCCACAGAAAGACCTCCATAGAACGTTTTCACAAAGATCAAGTATATCTCAActtaaattgtatttgtttagTATTGTATTGTCACATTCAATAGCACTGTAGGGAAAACTGGCTCATTTTAGGGCCATCACTATTTCTACTCTGTTTCTTCCTTCTCCATCCACTTTTCGGTGTCCGTGCCTTTGGGTgttccttcattttcttcccttcaGCAATACCCAATTTTCCTCTCCATTTCCCTGTTGTGGGATTCGCTCCAGCCCTCTTCCTCATCccatctgctaaaatgatcagtaaTGAAATGTCAAATCACCATTAGACTTGAACATTCTCATGATGGAAGTTAATGGAGCTGGTGGAGTTTGCTACTCTCAGGCATTGTTTGAAGCTGCCTGCTGACTTGGACAATGCTGCATTAGTTTACGCTTAGCTCATTTTTGGAAGGCTAttttcacaaccatgagggctaaacCTTTTTTAAGATGAAAACTTAAATTCTGCAATATTTACTTATACTTATGTGGCCCATATAGTATATCATGGGGCACTGTTTTGCTGTCCTGATCTACAGTACAGGACTAACGAGTTCCTAGTATAGTATTCCTTGAAGCTTGCTTACATTCACCCGGTCTACTGTATTCTGCTTCTTGAACATTTAACATCTCATCATGATTCATTGCTTTAACATTCTGACCTATGAAATTCTGTTTCAATTCTACCACACACAATTTCCTTTGAATCCCATCAGTACTGCTCTTTAATCAACCTTTTGGTTGCCATATGTGCCCTGGCACATAGGTGAGCAGAAGTGCTTGCATCATTTGTCTGGATCAGTAGCTACTTTTATGTAGTGGTTCACAATTGTTGTCATTGACCTGAGTCAGGCAGGGGACTTGACTGTTCCCAGATGAGGGCTGAATCAGTCTCATGTTAGTGAGCTCGAACAAGGAGACTGCCCTGATAGGAAAGGACCCTCAAGATAATTATGCAGTCAGTAAGCCTGTTGCCAGTCACTAGCTTATTTGGAGGTACCTGTGTGTGAAGCACAATTTGCAGTTGCTTACAAAAGCTAAGTCATGGTGCCAGTTTTTGTAAAACTGGCACAGAAGCTGGAACATGAAAACAAGGACACTGCTGGATTTTAGAGAGACAGTCATCTATATATGGTATTACAAAGCACTATCTGTATCCCTAAAGAAATGACCAGTTAAGGACCACTGGCTTAAATGTAGCATGGTGCATTATAACTTGGACTGGGGTGTTGAGCATTAATTAACTTTTTATTATCTGTTGATACAATAGGGGCATATATGTAAACTGCAAACTTGAAATGAATCCATATGGTTGTACCCCCTGCCCACCATACAGGTCTACAGTCAGGATTAAAGTAGTCATAGTAATACTgtcagagttttttttttaactgaactgtaatcttttttttaagGTCATAACACAAATAATAGTTAGTTGCAAAATTTTGGTGAAGAATTAAGGTATTCTGTGACTATTCCTGCATTTCATAGTAAGCCATATTAGTGCTGAGCACGTGCTGTTCCCCTTGCAGTGAATGGAAGCTGCAGGAATTCAACATCTCTGAAATCCATCCATTAGCTTTGCTGTAAACAGAAATGTGACATACGGGGTTAATTTTATCCCTAGTATAAATCCACAGTCACTAGAGTCACAGTAGGAAGGAAATCAATCCAGAAGAACATGTCTCTATCTCCCCCAAATTAAAAGTGTTCAATTaagttaaaagcaaaaataattggCTATTTTGCAATTTTGCTATTGTGAGAGGGtcgggctagatggctataggagagtatattagccccaggctaagtaggtcccttctCCCTGGGTAAGAtgacagggaaggttccagaacaatcaggaaccttctggagataattaagacaggctgattagaacacctgcagccaatcaagaagctgctagaatcaattaaggcaggctaatcagggcacctgggttttaaaaaaggagctcacttcagtttgtggtgtgcctgtgaggagctgggagcaagaggcactaggagctgagagtgagaatgtggactgttggaggacttaggtgtacaagcattaccatgcaccaggagaaaggtcctatggtgagaataaagaaggtgttgggaggccatggggaagtagcccagggagttgtagctgtcgcgcagctgcattccacagggccctgggctggaacccggagtagagggtgggcctgggttcccccaaatcctcccaactcctggtcagacacaggagtcatcgacctggactgtgaattcagaaaaatagccaagctgagggctgctgtgaagctccaagcgagcaaatccgccaataagcgcaagacccaccaaggtagagcaggaactttgtcacactattcAGCGTTTACTTggtttttaaatggaagtttgaaaattttgctctgCTTGTATTCTTGTAAAGAAATGCAGCTTTTGCATAGGTGTTAAGTTCCTTCAACAAAAAATTCATAGGCATTCTACATATTCATAGTGGCCTTCTACCCACTTTTAGggggtttttaaaaagtaatcagTGAGCTTGAACAGCTATGATTCATCTGATGGCAAGATATTAAGCCATCCTTATGTTGTGTTAaagtctcctccccctgcctccccaatcTTCTTGTAGTAACTGCCTTTAGAGCTGTCACTTTAAGCCTAAAAGTTTCTTCAGGGCGGGGACTATCTTTCTGTTTGATAAGTGCTTAATGCCttttgggtgctactgcaataataAGGGCTTGGTACTCTTGTGTATTAAGTAGAGAACTCTTGCATCAACAAAATTAACTAAGTTACAGTGGGTGGGATTCATGAAGGTACTTAGGTGTTGCTGTCCTACTTTCAGgtgccactgtgatccacaaaactcccacttggCTGCTGCCCAACCCTGTAGacacctaagtttttgcagtaaaaatttcCTAGGGACCTACGTTTCTACCTGTCTACTGCTTTACTGTAGGCACCCAGAAGcatatctcccacctaagccccaaaGCATTCCCTAATGAACCAGAGAAAAGATGAGTGTTTGGGTGCCTAAGTCACACATGGGGCCCAAAACAGCAGGGAGGTGGACCtccctttagcccagtggttagggtactcatgtAGCATGTGGTGACCCTGGGTTCAAGTACCCCTCTGTACTGGGAGAAGGGATTACTGCTAATGATACATGAAAGAAGCCAGCTTGATGTTCAGATCCTGCTCTGAGTTCAGGGCAGGCtctttttggggagagggggaagtgtTCAGGTGTTAGGCCCGTAAATTTGATCTGGAGAGGGATGAGGCTACTTATTAAAACTGAAGGGTGGGATgggattgttttcttttttctgaggGAGTTGACTAAATTGTCCCTGATCATTTACTGGGGGTTCTGCTAGCAGATTGGCTTACCCTGCTGTGCCAGAGCTTGAGCTTATACAAGTACTGGGGAAGAGCAAATATTTTGCCTTTAGGATGGACCACATAGTATCAAGtgctaagattttaaaaattaattcctgATACAGGCTGGGTCTAGATTTTTGCAAAAAGGTCTTCACAGCCTTGGCTCCTACCTCTGTATTTTAAATTATAGCTCTGAAACAGTGGACTATTAATATATTTTCAGGAAGAGCGTGCAAGCACTTCCCCAAAAGCACTTGAAAATGCACTGTCGTAGGAGTGCCTCCTTCAGTTGTGAGACGTTTCCCTTTAACTAGGGTAACAAATTAAAAGCTCCTCTTAGCTAGTCACAAGAATGATAGTGCAAGGGTTAGCCTGGGATCTGGGAGACCCAACTTTCCTCTCTGCCACTGAGTCCTTTGTGATCCTTGGGTAAGAATCTTAGGCAATGGCTACACACAGGGACTATCTGTAAAACTGGATGATTATACTTATCTACCTCAAAAGGTGGTggattaaatacattaaaagactgTGAGGTGGTCAGATACTATGATAAAGTGGGACAGTCCTTCTCCCTTTGTCCCTATGAGCACATTCACTCTGCCACAAGGAGTTTGTCACAGGCTATTCAGGAATGTGGGAGATCCTCACTAAACTAAAGGCAGCACGTAACTGAACTGTAAATATGACAATAACTGTACAACCGGCAATGCATATAGATCCCTACCAGTTCCATTTCAAGTCCAGGTTCAGAGGACAGCTGTGCTTTACTGTTGCTCTCTGACCATGAGCTGTGCTGGTTGTCATTGCTTTTGTGCTTGTTCAGTCAATTCACCCTTCTTGAAGGATATGCAAATTGTACCCTCCTGTGCCTGCCCAACATGGGGGCCTTACTGCTGGGGAAGGGTTCGCTACATTTGCTCTGTTGCTATCCTTCAGTGTTTTGTGCcggggtgggggtagggctgCTTTAAAAGTGCTGTTAGTGGGGCCTACCTAGGATGTGCTGCATCAGCACATGCCTCTTTTCCCTCCTCAGTGACAGAGGCTCGCGCACAGGCCAGCTCCAGTTGTGCTACAATGGTAATTACAGGCACTGTATGCCACCTCTGGTTTTCTCCCAGATGACTTTCCTGAGGCCAGAGCTCCTGGAACCTGGATTCCACAAGTGGCAGTTGATATCAGCCAGGAATGGATCTAGCCCAGGGACAGTTCAATGAATgcagaaatgaaaataaaccaCACACAAGTAGGATGAAGTAACATTTATTAAGTGTAGCAATTTTTGCACCTGTTCTCGGCATTGTCTTTTGCCGGCTGCTGAACATTACTGCTTGCTGAGGGTAGGAGAACTGGAGCCTTTCCTCACTGATGAGAATTAACAGTGCTTGCACCCTGTTTGAACTCTACCTGGAGCTaactggaaacaaaacattttctctctcGTGCTGTGCCAAATCGCTGAATCTATTTAAGGGAATCCTCAAGTGAAAGGAAGAGGTGAAGGACAAGTCTCTGGAAAGCGTCCATGGAAGACAGCTGCATGTCCACTTAAACGCTGCTGGGTTACTACTACTAAAGGAGTTAAAAAGTTAGACCATACCTCCAAAAAAGCAGCCCTGGAAATGAAAACAGCACGAAGTGTGACAACGTACTGAAGTGTTTCTCTTCAGTGTAGCAAAACCATCCTTCAGAGTTGTTGCCATAGTCGCCTACTTTGTCTCCTGCCTTTCTCTATAGAAAAGTACAGTTGGAATCAGCCCCCATAGACGATAAATAGCCTCTAACAAGGTTTTGGACAGCTACCTACTGTCAGTCTCTCTCCATCCAGTCCAGTCCTTTTCTTTGCAGCCGCCTTTCACTTTTTGCCAATGTTGTGGGTCGCCCTGAACTGTTTTATTCGTCCAGTTATTTACTTTCTCTGATTGCCTTATTTCAAGGTAGGGTTTTGCCCTGGAAAGGCTGCCTGGCTTCGTTTCCTGCAGGCAGTTCCGCTGTTTTCGGGGGCGGGCGGGGCGAGCTAGCCACTGTCTCTGAAACCCGCGGCTCCGGCGCTTCCCAGACCCGTGGGCATAGGCTGCTCTCCTTGGCGCTGCAGGTGGGGTCAGGACCGTGTGGCTCTCGGCTCCGTGGCAGCACTCCGGGGTGAATTAAGCGCCCGGGATGAGTTCCTGGCTGGTGGAAGCATAGGGCTGCATTTCTCCGTGGATGGGGGCGCAACCGTGTCTGGGCGCTGGGTGCTTCCCCCCTTCTGCAGGGCCAGCGTCTCCCCCGTGCCCCGCGGGCCGCCCGCGCCTTCTCCCCTCTGCAGCAGCTCGCTCAGCATGGAGATGTAGATCTTGGCCATCTGCAGAGTCTCCGCTTTGGACAGTTTCTTTTCGTTACGCAGCGCCGGGATGACGCTCCGCAGACGATCAAAGGCCACGTTCAAAGCCAGCATCCGCCTCCTTTCCCGGGCATTGGCTGCCAGCCGCCGGCGCCGTCTGCTCCATGCCCCCGCGAAAGGATCGTATCCCCAGCCCGCCAGCGCTCTCTTCCTCTGGAGCCCAGGCGGGGCCCCCCAGGCTGTGGTGCGCACTAGGGCCAGTCCCCCGGGATTCAGGCTCACGGATCCCTGGGGAAATCGGGCATCGGTCACTGTCCAGCGTGCAGCACCGGCGGGCTGGAAATCCCTTGCGTTTCCCTGGAAACCTCTCccctccgccgccgccgcctcccttTGCACCCGGGCTCTGCAGTGGCAGGGCGGCAGCGCTGAGAAACGGTAGCTGGGAAAGTGGCCACCCGCCCTTACCGGCTCCGGAGTGCAGCGGGCTTTCATCCTAGGCCCGAGCGCttgaaacagagaggttagatctgcccgcccgcccgcccgttCCTTTCTCGGAGACACGCGAAAGTCTATCCAGAAACCTGGACGGGTGGGTTTGTTTATATTGCAAATGGGACGCGTGGAGAGGCAGAGAAGGTTCCCTCCCGGGGCGGGGAGAAGGGGTTTAAAACAAAGCTAGTGCTCAAAGCTAAACCGTGAATAATTTGTCACTTATAACAGAAAGAAAGTCTATTAAACGCATTCAGTCAGTGGGGATTAGTTTCTCTCCAGTGATCCCTTGAAGTGTGACCCCAGGAATCAAAGAGACGTTAATCCTAATAATCCAAAATGCAATTAGATCCGGGGgtattttttccactggaaaggCGCGCACAGTCCAGGCCCGCCGTGCGACAATTGAAAAGTAGCcccggcccgccccgccccgggagCGCGCTGCTGAGCTCCCCTTCTGCTGGAAGCGGCACCTTGCGTTCAGCGCGGGGGACTCACGTTGGCTGGGTCTGGGAATGGATGAAATAGCGTCAGGGAGTTTTCAGTGATCCACGTGGCTTTAAAAACCATGTTGGAGCGCTGCTGAGTGTTCCTGAAGCCGTAAAACCATGCGGTGCCGGTAACCGCTTCTGAGACACGCAGCCTTATGGGCTGGCGGGACTCCTGGTGATTGATAGCTCAGGGGACCCATATAGTGGGCTGGAGGTTTAATAACTGAAGTCGGTACGGTACAATAGCACACAAATCAAGCCTGGTGGAGCCGTTTGTTTAGTGAGCAGGAAAGGTCACGGACTGAGAGTCCTGAAGTCCCTCTTTCCACAGACTGGGTATAGTTTAGGTGTGACAGTGCAAGCTTCTCCCACATCATCCTGTCAGCCTAGATCTTTCCGTGCCAGTTTAGTAGTGCTCCTTTAATGACCTTCAGGGCACTCTGCAACACACATTTGCTTTCTGGGACTGGGAGGATTCTGGTGAGAGATCATCAGATATAATTTTAACTGCTGGGTGATTTATGTGACTTCTCTGGAGAATAGGTGCTCCTAGCATAGTCTGTTTGTGTAACTGTATTTTTAAGGGGTGTCAAGTGCACATAAAGCAAAATATAGGCACTCCTTTTTGTGGAATGTGTGTCTTTGATGCCATTTCATTTGTGCAGGTGTTTACACCTGTCCACGGGGACCTGGACTAAGACTGATCCCCGTAAGTTCAGTGAATATCTGTACATGATAACATTTGGTCAGGGATTCAGTAGTGAGACACTTAACACCTTATTGATCATTCCCTGAGCCATCGAAGACATACATGTGCATACCAACCTTAGAATAATAAGtgttctgttctttttatttgcctcatGGTGTTTGAGCCATTAGGACTCATGTTTTCgagcttaagaacataagaatgaaaatactggatcagaccaatgatcccTCTAGCCTAGTATGGCctctgccagatgcttcagagggaatgccTAGAACAGGgcatttatcaagtgatccatcccctgttgtccagtcccagcttcttgtAGTTAGATGTTTAGACATCAACAGCATGGGCCAACAGCATGGGGTtacgtccctgaccatcttggctattagccagtaaAGATCCTATTCGCCATGAacttttctcattctttttttgaacccagttatacttcttgccagtggatgttgtgaaggccaagaattTCACAGATTGACTGTTGATATCAGCCAGGGCTGGATCTAGCCCAGGGACAGTTTAATGAATgcagaaatgaaaataaaccaCATACAAGTAGGATGAAGTAACATTTATTTAGTGTAGCAATTTTTGCATGTGTTCTATGCATTGTCTTTTGCCGACTGCTGAACATTACTGCTTGCTGAGGGTAGGAGAACTGCCCTTGTGGGTATCAGGAGCCTTTCCTCATTGATGAGAATTAACAGTGCTTGTACCTTGTTTGAACTCTACCTGGAGCTAACTGGAAACAAAACAtgttcattgtgtgaagaagtacttccttttaattgttttaaacctgctgcctgttaattttacCTGGCTGATGATGAAGCTATCAAAGGGCTGGGCACACTGCACATAGGCTGAGATTAATTTCAACGGATGACCCCTGGGTCTAATGTTATgtaaagggataaataacacttccctattcactttctccacaccattcatgattttgtagacctctatcatatccccccttagttatctctttttctaaactgaacagagccagtctttaatctctcctcacatgaaagctgttccacccccttctctgtacttttcccaattctaatatatcttttttgagatggggcaaccagaattcaaagtgtgggtgtaccatggatttatatagtaccACTATtttttctattcctttcctaacgGTTCCTGAAATTTGGTTAGCTTCTGCACAAAGagtagatattttcagagaactatcccagatgactctaagatctttctAGAGTgctaatagctaatttagacccatcattttgtatgtataattgggattatgttttctaatgtgcattactttgtatttatcaatatttctctgcaaccatgagagctaaaaacttacattacattttaaattaaatctgaagTTCTCATGTAATAATATGACTCAAAGAGCTGGGAATTACCAAAATTGCAAGATTTGTgattaaaattgtgagagttggcaatactgaagtGTGTTCACCTCTTTTGTTCTTTAAGGTGTTATCGGATATAAAAGGCTAGCAGGATTGACTTCATTCACTGTTGCTGTTCATGTAATTCACCAGAGAGATGTATCAAGATTTTTTGCACAATAGGGCTGGCACTTCAGGTATGTTCATTAGAGCTGATgaggaattttttgatgaaattttttttttctttttggttggaAAACTGCAATTCGTTGAAACTCAGATTGTTCTCAGGGAAGGTCAGTTTTCATGAATCTGCCTGCCAATGGGCTGGCCTTCACCTGCACACCCCCTTGTGGTGTGATGTCTTTCTGCACAGTTTGGCACAGCCCGAAACTCCCCTGGTCTCAGGATCTTCGCTGCAGAAGcttttctcactctctcttcAGGCTTTGTAGAGCTTTCTgaacatcccccccaccccaccccgctgccTTTTGTAGGGGAATC encodes:
- the LOC122466743 gene encoding neurogenin-1-like; translation: MKARCTPEPVRAGGHFPSYRFSALPPCHCRARVQREAAAAEGRGFQGNARDFQPAGAARWTVTDARFPQGSVSLNPGGLALVRTTAWGAPPGLQRKRALAGWGYDPFAGAWSRRRRRLAANARERRRMLALNVAFDRLRSVIPALRNEKKLSKAETLQMAKIYISMLSELLQRGEGAGGPRGTGETLALQKGGSTQRPDTVAPPSTEKCSPMLPPARNSSRALNSPRSAATEPRATRS